CGGCACCCTGTCGCGGTGACGGCACCGACCCTCACCGACGCCACGTGGCCGCCCCCAAGCGCAAGCAGTTCCCCCTGCGGATCCCGCAGGAGCTCTACGACGTCTACGAGTCCTGGGCAGGCGACGAGTTCCGTTCGGTGAACGCCCAGATCGAGGCGGTGCTCGTCGATGCCGCGAGGCGGTCGGGGCGACTGC
This genomic window from Euzebya rosea contains:
- a CDS encoding Arc family DNA-binding protein, with translation MAAPKRKQFPLRIPQELYDVYESWAGDEFRSVNAQIEAVLVDAARRSGRLRRRRPADTERADVDVDPER